The nucleotide window TATCAGCATAGCAATATCGGTTATAACTATCGAATGAGCAATATTTTAGCTGGAATTGGCAGAGCGCAGCTAGAGGTCCTGGAAGAAAGAGTCGAAGCAAGAAGAGCAATTTTTGAAAGGTATTATCAAGAGTTATCTGCATTACCTGGAATTCAGTTTATGCCGGAGTTAAATGAAACCTATTCAAATCGATGGCTGACAGCAATGGCGATTGATGAAACAGAAGCAGGTGTTACAGTAAGTGAACTAATAGAGGGGTTAGCTGCAGAAAACATTGAAGCAAGACCTGTTTGGAAGCCGCTCCATATGCAGCCTTTGTTCAAAGGTGCCAAGTATTTTACACATGGTGAAAAGGAAAGTGTCTCAGATCAATTATTCTCCCACGGAATTTGCCTGCCTTCAGGCTCCAATATGGAGGAACTAGACCAATCACGAGTCATTAATTGCATTAAAAATCTTATTAACGTAAAAGAGGTTGAAAGAAAAATAGTTTAATATCCAAGGATAATGAGGTAACCCACATGATTGGAAAAAATTTATCTGAACTTAGAAGAAGAAAGGGGCTGAGCCTTTCTGAATTAGCTGATCGATCCGGGATTTCCAAGTCATATTTAAGCAATATAGAACGGGATGTACATAAAAATCCTTCCATACAAATTCTGGAGAAGATATCGGATGTTTTAGACGTAGACCTTAAAGCATTGTTGATAAACGGTCATAGTACAGAAAGAGTTCGCCACGATAAAGAACTTTATGAATTTGCAGAAGAACTGAAAAAAACAGGCATTAAAAAGGATAATATCCAAGAATATAAACAGCTTATAGAATTTATCAAGTGGCAGAATGAGAAAGTATCCAAATAAATAAGGAGTGGTCAATCAGCCGACTTTCGTCCAACTCCTGTAAAATATTCGAAGGTAGGCGGAAATAGAATGCCTGATAAAGTTAGTGTAGTCGTTCCTATTTATAGAGTAGAAAAATATCTGAATAGATGTATTGATAGTATATTGAATCAAACCTATAGAAATATTGAAATTATTTTAGTTAATGATGGTTCCCCAGACCGCTGCGGCAGTATTGCAGAAGAATATGCTGCTAATGACTCAAGGATAAAAGTGATCCATAAAGAAAATGGCGGTTTATCGGATGCAAGGAACGCAGGAATGGAGAAGGTTACAAGCAAATATATGATTTTTGTGGATAGTGATGATTGGTTAGCAGCTAATGCAATAGACATACTATTATCCACCAGTAAGAAGTATAAAGCAGATGTAGTTCAATCTGCTTTTTATTATGCCTATGAAGACCATTTACTCATTGACCGCAAGCATTACAATGCGAAAAGACCACCTGTAATACTAAATACGGAGTCATTAATGTATGAATTAGTGAAAAATGAAAGAGTTAAGAATTTTGCCTGGGGAAAGCTCTACAAAACCAGTATCCTTCAAGACATTCCTTTTAAAAAGGGTGTTCTGTTTGAAGATGTATTTTGGGCGCATCAAGTGATGGACCGTGTCCAAAAATTCATCCTTATAAATCAGCCATTGTATTTCTATATGCAAAGAAGCGACAGTATCGTTGCTTCTTATACACCGAGGAACCTGGATATCCTGGCAGGTTTAAAAGAAAGGCACAAATTTATAGAAGAAAACTATCAAGACTTGGTAGATGAATCATATAAGGGAATATTAAAAAACAGTTTAATTCACTATAACTTGTTGATACTGAATTGGAGAAAAAATAAAAGTGGTTTGTATCGGAAAGAAATAAGAGATTATATTAGAAAGAACTCAGCAGAACTGAAAAATGCAGTAGCTCAAGATAAAACTCTTAAAACGGAGTTAACAATGTTTTTGCTGCACCCAATACTAAATATTTTATTTACTGCTGTCAAGAAAGTCTTCAGGCAACTTGAGATCATTTCTGAGCCTTCAGGATTTCAGATGGTACCACTAAACAAAAAGAATACTCAACCTGAAAAACTTCTCAAAATTTGAAGAAGTTTTTTTTACTTTGTATAAAGAGGAGATTTTATGGGAGTCTTTAAAAAGTATGTCGCAATTGTAATAATCTTTCTTTTTAATTGTTTTCCTATTAAGAAGAACAAAATTTTTCTTTTCAGCTACTACGGAAGCCAATATGGCTGCAATCCGAAGTATATTACCGAGTATATTCTAAAAACTTATCCTAAAGATTGCTTTGACCTGGTATGGGCATTGAATAACCCAGATTCCAAGGTGGATATTGAAGGGATAAGAAAAGTGAAAACAATGTCTATTCGCTATTTTTATGAGCTTTGTACCTCCAAGGTGTTAATAACAAATTTCAGAACCACTGACTTGTTTGTAAAAAGAAAAGAGCAATATTACATACAGACCTGGCACAGTTCAC belongs to Mesobacillus sp. AQ2 and includes:
- a CDS encoding helix-turn-helix transcriptional regulator gives rise to the protein MIGKNLSELRRRKGLSLSELADRSGISKSYLSNIERDVHKNPSIQILEKISDVLDVDLKALLINGHSTERVRHDKELYEFAEELKKTGIKKDNIQEYKQLIEFIKWQNEKVSK
- a CDS encoding glycosyltransferase family 2 protein, which encodes MPDKVSVVVPIYRVEKYLNRCIDSILNQTYRNIEIILVNDGSPDRCGSIAEEYAANDSRIKVIHKENGGLSDARNAGMEKVTSKYMIFVDSDDWLAANAIDILLSTSKKYKADVVQSAFYYAYEDHLLIDRKHYNAKRPPVILNTESLMYELVKNERVKNFAWGKLYKTSILQDIPFKKGVLFEDVFWAHQVMDRVQKFILINQPLYFYMQRSDSIVASYTPRNLDILAGLKERHKFIEENYQDLVDESYKGILKNSLIHYNLLILNWRKNKSGLYRKEIRDYIRKNSAELKNAVAQDKTLKTELTMFLLHPILNILFTAVKKVFRQLEIISEPSGFQMVPLNKKNTQPEKLLKI